One Pseudonocardia sediminis DNA window includes the following coding sequences:
- the msrA gene encoding peptide-methionine (S)-S-oxide reductase MsrA, translating to MVFGFGRDKKQMVAAEDALPGRAAPIPVPETHFVNGNRLVPPFPSGMATAVFGMGCFWGAERLFWQTPGVYSTAVGYAGGYTDNPTYEETCTGLTGHTEVVLVVFDPSAVSYEQLLKVFWEGHDPTQVMRQGNDVGTQYRSAVYTVDEAQGERAETSAKVYGEALREAGRGEIATEIAPLTQFYYAEDYHQQYLAKVPNGYCGIGGTGVTCPIGTGVRAD from the coding sequence ATGGTGTTCGGCTTTGGTCGCGACAAGAAGCAGATGGTGGCGGCCGAGGATGCGCTCCCGGGCAGGGCCGCCCCGATCCCGGTCCCCGAGACGCACTTCGTCAACGGCAACCGGCTCGTCCCGCCGTTCCCCTCCGGCATGGCCACGGCCGTCTTCGGCATGGGCTGTTTCTGGGGTGCGGAGCGCCTGTTCTGGCAGACGCCCGGCGTGTACTCCACCGCGGTGGGCTACGCGGGTGGGTACACCGACAACCCGACGTACGAGGAGACCTGCACCGGGTTGACCGGGCACACCGAGGTCGTCCTCGTGGTGTTCGACCCGTCGGCGGTCAGCTACGAGCAGCTGCTCAAGGTGTTCTGGGAGGGCCACGACCCGACCCAGGTGATGCGCCAGGGCAACGACGTCGGCACCCAGTACCGCTCGGCGGTGTACACGGTGGACGAGGCGCAGGGCGAGCGCGCCGAGACGAGCGCGAAGGTCTACGGCGAGGCGCTGCGCGAGGCCGGCCGCGGCGAGATCGCCACCGAGATCGCCCCGCTGACGCAGTTCTACTACGCCGAGGACTACCACCAGCAGTACCTGGCCAAGGTCCCGAACGGCTACTGCGGCATCGGCGGAACCGGCGTCACCTGCCCGATCGGCACCGGCGTCCGCGCCGACTGA
- a CDS encoding methylated-DNA--[protein]-cysteine S-methyltransferase — translation MTLSWTVVPAPSPVRALTVAATEVGLVLVAFGDDPEAVARAAEKLGLDAVRDGDGVTEAAGQVAEYLDGRRREFTVPVDWRLTAGTQRTVLQTLYARVGYGKVVGYGELAGLSGAYAGHGYTAARGVGTIMGSNPVPVVVPCHRVMAADGPRGFALGGFGGGLATKEWLLALEGVLPPTLDLF, via the coding sequence GTGACCCTCTCCTGGACCGTGGTTCCGGCGCCGTCGCCCGTGCGGGCGTTGACCGTCGCCGCGACCGAGGTCGGACTGGTGCTGGTGGCGTTCGGCGACGATCCGGAGGCCGTGGCGCGCGCCGCGGAGAAGCTGGGCCTCGACGCCGTCCGGGACGGTGACGGCGTCACCGAGGCGGCCGGTCAGGTGGCCGAGTACCTCGACGGCCGGCGGCGCGAGTTCACCGTGCCGGTCGACTGGCGCCTGACCGCGGGTACGCAGCGGACCGTCCTGCAGACGCTGTACGCGCGGGTCGGCTACGGGAAGGTCGTCGGCTACGGCGAGCTCGCCGGCCTGTCGGGTGCCTACGCCGGGCACGGTTACACCGCGGCCCGCGGGGTCGGGACGATCATGGGCTCGAACCCGGTGCCGGTCGTCGTGCCGTGTCACCGGGTGATGGCCGCCGACGGACCGCGCGGGTTCGCCCTCGGCGGGTTCGGTGGCGGGCTCGCGACCAAGGAGTGGCTGCTCGCGCTCGAGGGCGTCCTTCCGCCGACGCTCGACCTGTTCTGA